The Xiphophorus hellerii strain 12219 chromosome 5, Xiphophorus_hellerii-4.1, whole genome shotgun sequence genome window below encodes:
- the LOC116720059 gene encoding claudin domain-containing protein 1-like isoform X2 produces the protein MVDNRYATALVIGSVLSLLATVYLSVAVGTQNWFQYSSPLIKQCINTTVIKNEFLTGEFDEKTYSSHLFTWNGTLGLWWRCIQVPHCTHWYCCQQDPKTETLCVSFTLPQQFSTKVKQNTSEEDLLRTYLWRCQFLLPLVSLSLVFLSGLVGVCACLCRSFTPTLVVGLFHFIAGLCSLGTVCCFRSSVHLLNSEYQKPRNAVELVGWSLYLALISFPLQMMAAALFLWAARSHRKHYTRITAYRVA, from the exons ATGGTGGACAATCGCTACGCCACGGCTTTGGTCATCGGCTCAGTCCTCAGTCTGCTGGCCACTGTCTACCTGTCCGTGGCGGTGGGGACTCAGAACTGGTTCCAGTACAGCAGCCCGCTTATCAAACAGTGTATCAACACCACTGTGATCAAAAATGAGTTCCTCACTGGAGAATTTGATGAGAAGACATACAGCAGCCACCTGTTCACGTGGAACGGCACCTTGGGTCTGTGGTGGAGGTGTATCCAGGTTCCTCACTGCACCCATTGGTATTGCTGTCAGCAAG ATCCTAAGACGGAGACCCTCTGTGTGAGCTTCACCCTTCCTCAGCAATTCAGTACAAAGGTCAAACAAAATACGAGCGAGGAGGATCTGCTCAGAACAT ATCTGTGGAGGTGCCAGTTTCTGCTGCCCCTGGTGTCCTTGTCTCTGGTGTTTCTCAGTGGTCTCGTAGGGGTCTGTGCCTGCCTGTGCCGCAGCTTCACGCCAACCCTGGTTGTAGGATTGTTCCATTTTATTGCAG GTCTCTGCTCTTTGGGAACCGTCTGCTGTTTTCGGAGCAGCGTGCATCTGCTCAACAGCGAATACCAAAAACCGAGAAACGCCGTTGAGTTAGTGGGGTGGTCTCTCTACCTGGCCCTCATCTCCTTCCCCCTGCAGATGATGGCCGCCGCTCTGTTCCTGTGGGCGGCCAGAAGTCACCGCAAACACTACACCCGCATAACCGCATATAGGGTTGCATAA
- the LOC116720059 gene encoding claudin domain-containing protein 1-like isoform X1 — translation MVDNRYATALVIGSVLSLLATVYLSVAVGTQNWFQYSSPLIKQCINTTVIKNEFLTGEFDEKTYSSHLFTWNGTLGLWWRCIQVPHCTHWYCCQQGDLQTGNESDNTTQQRNCTHQSGCTDPKTETLCVSFTLPQQFSTKVKQNTSEEDLLRTYLWRCQFLLPLVSLSLVFLSGLVGVCACLCRSFTPTLVVGLFHFIAGLCSLGTVCCFRSSVHLLNSEYQKPRNAVELVGWSLYLALISFPLQMMAAALFLWAARSHRKHYTRITAYRVA, via the exons ATGGTGGACAATCGCTACGCCACGGCTTTGGTCATCGGCTCAGTCCTCAGTCTGCTGGCCACTGTCTACCTGTCCGTGGCGGTGGGGACTCAGAACTGGTTCCAGTACAGCAGCCCGCTTATCAAACAGTGTATCAACACCACTGTGATCAAAAATGAGTTCCTCACTGGAGAATTTGATGAGAAGACATACAGCAGCCACCTGTTCACGTGGAACGGCACCTTGGGTCTGTGGTGGAGGTGTATCCAGGTTCCTCACTGCACCCATTGGTATTGCTGTCAGCAAG GTGATCTTCAGACAGGCAATGAAAGTGACAACACAACACAGCAGAGAAATTGCACTCATCAAAGTGGATGTACAG ATCCTAAGACGGAGACCCTCTGTGTGAGCTTCACCCTTCCTCAGCAATTCAGTACAAAGGTCAAACAAAATACGAGCGAGGAGGATCTGCTCAGAACAT ATCTGTGGAGGTGCCAGTTTCTGCTGCCCCTGGTGTCCTTGTCTCTGGTGTTTCTCAGTGGTCTCGTAGGGGTCTGTGCCTGCCTGTGCCGCAGCTTCACGCCAACCCTGGTTGTAGGATTGTTCCATTTTATTGCAG GTCTCTGCTCTTTGGGAACCGTCTGCTGTTTTCGGAGCAGCGTGCATCTGCTCAACAGCGAATACCAAAAACCGAGAAACGCCGTTGAGTTAGTGGGGTGGTCTCTCTACCTGGCCCTCATCTCCTTCCCCCTGCAGATGATGGCCGCCGCTCTGTTCCTGTGGGCGGCCAGAAGTCACCGCAAACACTACACCCGCATAACCGCATATAGGGTTGCATAA